The Pan troglodytes isolate AG18354 chromosome 1, NHGRI_mPanTro3-v2.0_pri, whole genome shotgun sequence genome includes a region encoding these proteins:
- the ID3 gene encoding DNA-binding protein inhibitor ID-3, with protein MKALSPVRGCYEAVCCLSERSLAIARGRGKGPAAEEPLSLLDDMNHCYSRLRELVPGVPRGTQLSQVEILQRVIDYILDLQVVLAEPAPGPPDGPHLPIQTAELAPELVISNDKRSFCH; from the exons ATGAAGGCGCTGAGCCCGGTGCGCGGCTGCTACGAGGCGGTGTGCTGCCTGTCGGAACGCAGTCTGGCCATCGCCCGGGGCCGAGGGAAGGGCCCGGCAGCTGAGGAGCCGCTGAGCTTGCTGGACGACATGAACCACTGCTACTCCCGCCTGCGGGAACTGGTACCCGGAGTCCCGAGAGGCACTCAGCTTAGCCAGGTGGAAATCCTACAGCGCGTCATCGACTACATTCTCGACCTGCAGGTAGTCCTGGCCGAGCCAGCCCCTGGACCCCCTGATGGCCCCCACCTTCCCATCCAG ACAGCCGAGCTCGCTCCGGAACTTGTCATCTCCAACGACAAAAGGAGCTTTTGCCACTGA